A stretch of Bordetella genomosp. 13 DNA encodes these proteins:
- a CDS encoding energy transducer TonB family protein gives MSSNTPESPDRREDESSRLSALLDQGQTKRQRSVGRIVWPVVAAVLVVGLGYAIYLWANDMAGVKREAPKMAAIIPLPPPPPPPPPPEKPPEEPPPPEEVAEPEPEPETKPVEQPKPDEAPPKPANDLANAMEMNTDAQAGSDAFNISAGSGRGMSGSGGGGGFGNATYGQYMSYMLQKILREDERTRNLVYRGVVMNIWLDASGQLTRVEVAKSSGDAEIDEKLVATLRAVGRVDERPPASTPMPLRASISSRRPS, from the coding sequence ATGTCGTCGAATACTCCTGAATCCCCCGATCGCCGCGAGGACGAGTCCTCGCGCCTGTCGGCGCTGCTGGACCAGGGCCAGACCAAACGGCAGCGATCGGTCGGACGCATAGTCTGGCCGGTCGTGGCGGCCGTGCTGGTGGTCGGGCTGGGCTATGCCATCTACCTCTGGGCCAATGACATGGCGGGCGTCAAGCGTGAAGCGCCGAAGATGGCCGCGATCATTCCGCTGCCTCCTCCGCCGCCGCCTCCTCCGCCGCCGGAGAAGCCGCCGGAGGAACCGCCTCCGCCCGAAGAGGTGGCCGAGCCCGAGCCCGAACCGGAGACCAAGCCGGTCGAGCAGCCCAAGCCGGACGAGGCGCCTCCGAAGCCCGCCAACGACCTGGCCAACGCGATGGAGATGAACACCGATGCCCAGGCCGGCAGCGATGCATTCAACATCAGCGCCGGCTCGGGACGCGGCATGTCGGGTTCCGGTGGTGGCGGCGGCTTCGGCAACGCCACTTACGGACAGTACATGTCCTACATGCTGCAGAAGATCCTGCGCGAGGACGAACGCACCCGCAACCTGGTGTACCGCGGCGTGGTGATGAACATCTGGCTCGATGCGTCAGGCCAGCTCACCCGCGTCGAAGTCGCCAAGTCCAGTGGCGACGCCGAGATCGACGAGAAGCTGGTCGCCACGCTGCGCGCCGTCGGGCGCGTGGACGAGCGCCCGCCCGCGTCCACTCCCATGCCCCTGCGGGCGTCCATCAGCAGCCGGCGTCCCTCCTAG
- a CDS encoding ExbD/TolR family protein, translating to MASVTAQDDDDGAPVDGINITPLVDVLMVVLVMFILTATAQIAGIQVNLPKASSTVSLSQPKTKAISINEAGQVFLDAYPVTLPELEDRLRTEKALNPDFPVIVRGDAVVQYQKVMEVLDLLRRLELPQVGLVTGKPT from the coding sequence ATGGCTTCCGTAACCGCGCAAGACGACGATGACGGCGCGCCCGTCGACGGCATCAACATCACGCCCCTCGTGGACGTGCTGATGGTGGTGCTGGTCATGTTCATCCTGACCGCCACGGCGCAGATCGCCGGCATCCAGGTGAACCTGCCCAAGGCGAGCTCCACCGTCTCGTTGTCGCAACCCAAGACCAAAGCCATCTCGATCAACGAGGCCGGCCAGGTGTTCCTCGACGCCTATCCGGTCACGCTGCCCGAGTTGGAAGACCGGCTGCGCACCGAGAAGGCCCTCAATCCCGACTTTCCGGTCATCGTGCGCGGCGACGCCGTCGTGCAGTACCAGAAGGTGATGGAGGTGCTGGATCTGCTGCGCCGCCTGGAACTGCCGCAGGTCGGTCTCGTGACCGGCAAGCCGACTTGA
- a CDS encoding DUF2341 domain-containing protein: MQRLMMYLLALMVSAIPAVANAWWQPDWQYRKQISIDTTQQGAAINEAAGRVPLLVRLHTGNFTFDGVNANGQDLRFVASDDQTVLNYQIESFDPLLGMAVIWVDVPDVAGAQRRDIWMYYGNEKAPAASNGQVAFDPNYTLVYHFNGAPEAPPRDSTGFSNHAQTPVGGMVDGVVGRAAQFAGGAPMMLPASPSLTVAAGSAFTFSAWVRADQPSGDQLIYARRDAGNALLVGVSNGVPFVEVNGQRTQPGQPLTPAAWQHVAVTANGGQITLYVNGRATGTLAASLPALNTSAAIGGDVPAQPAAAAAPAATGDAAAAAAAPAPAVTYAPFIGAIDEIRLSKIARPAALIYADATAQGSESRLVQYGADEEQSGMGFGELGFLLNAVPIDAWIVIGVLIIMMIQSWVIMISKSRNAKRVEKANADFRTVFAKVGNRLELLADDVRLNEQLQNAPLWRLYSVAINEIRVRRAQGADTNSVSAATIEAIRASMDAVRTKESQQLSKRLGSLSNAIAGGPYIGLLGTVLGIMVVFLGTAMAGDVNINAIAPGMAAALLATAMGLFVAIPALFGYNRLTTRNKDINADMRVFVDEFVTRLAEVHGEGSRAEAEHAAAVLRGRAADSRTGSGNLAPAAV; this comes from the coding sequence ATGCAACGCCTAATGATGTACCTGCTGGCTCTCATGGTCAGCGCAATCCCGGCGGTGGCCAACGCCTGGTGGCAGCCCGACTGGCAATACCGCAAGCAGATCTCCATCGACACCACGCAACAGGGCGCGGCCATCAACGAGGCCGCCGGCCGCGTGCCGCTGCTGGTGCGCCTGCACACCGGCAACTTCACGTTCGACGGCGTGAATGCCAATGGCCAGGACCTGCGCTTCGTCGCCTCCGATGACCAGACCGTCCTGAACTACCAGATCGAAAGCTTCGACCCGCTGCTGGGCATGGCCGTGATCTGGGTCGACGTGCCCGACGTTGCCGGCGCCCAGCGCCGCGACATCTGGATGTACTACGGCAACGAGAAGGCGCCCGCCGCCAGCAATGGCCAGGTCGCGTTCGACCCCAACTACACGCTGGTCTACCACTTCAATGGCGCGCCCGAAGCTCCCCCGCGCGACAGCACCGGCTTCAGCAACCACGCCCAGACGCCCGTTGGCGGCATGGTCGACGGCGTGGTGGGCCGCGCCGCCCAGTTCGCCGGCGGCGCGCCGATGATGCTGCCCGCCAGCCCCTCGCTCACCGTCGCGGCTGGCAGCGCCTTTACGTTCAGCGCCTGGGTCCGTGCCGATCAGCCGTCCGGCGACCAGCTCATCTACGCCCGCCGCGATGCCGGCAACGCGCTGCTGGTCGGCGTGTCCAACGGCGTGCCCTTCGTCGAGGTCAACGGGCAGCGCACGCAGCCCGGCCAGCCCCTGACGCCCGCCGCCTGGCAGCACGTGGCCGTCACCGCCAACGGTGGCCAGATCACGCTGTACGTCAATGGCCGCGCCACCGGCACGCTGGCCGCGAGCCTGCCCGCGCTGAACACGTCGGCCGCCATCGGCGGTGACGTGCCCGCGCAACCCGCTGCCGCCGCCGCGCCTGCCGCCACCGGCGACGCCGCTGCCGCCGCCGCCGCTCCGGCTCCCGCCGTCACCTACGCGCCCTTCATCGGCGCCATCGACGAAATCCGCCTGTCCAAGATCGCCCGTCCCGCCGCCCTTATCTACGCCGACGCCACGGCCCAGGGCAGCGAGTCGCGCCTGGTGCAGTACGGCGCCGACGAGGAACAGTCGGGCATGGGCTTCGGCGAACTGGGCTTCCTGCTCAATGCCGTGCCGATCGACGCCTGGATCGTTATCGGCGTCCTGATCATCATGATGATCCAGTCGTGGGTGATCATGATCAGCAAGAGCCGCAACGCCAAGCGCGTCGAGAAGGCCAACGCCGACTTCCGCACCGTGTTCGCCAAGGTCGGCAACCGCCTGGAACTGCTGGCTGACGACGTCCGCCTGAACGAGCAGCTGCAGAACGCGCCGCTGTGGCGCCTGTACTCGGTGGCCATCAACGAAATCCGCGTGCGCCGCGCGCAGGGCGCCGATACCAACTCGGTGTCGGCCGCCACCATCGAAGCCATCCGAGCCTCCATGGACGCCGTGCGCACCAAGGAATCGCAGCAGCTGTCCAAGCGCCTGGGCTCGCTGTCCAACGCCATCGCCGGCGGCCCGTACATCGGCCTGCTCGGCACCGTGCTGGGCATCATGGTGGTGTTCCTGGGCACCGCCATGGCCGGTGACGTGAACATCAACGCCATCGCCCCGGGTATGGCCGCCGCGCTGCTGGCCACCGCCATGGGCCTGTTCGTCGCCATCCCGGCCCTGTTTGGCTACAACCGCCTGACCACGCGCAACAAGGACATCAATGCCGACATGCGCGTATTCGTCGACGAGTTCGTCACGCGCCTGGCCGAAGTCCACGGCGAAGGCTCGCGCGCCGAAGCCGAGCACGCCGCCGCGGTGCTGCGCGGCCGCGCCGCCGACTCGCGTACCGGTAGCGGCAACCTGGCTCCGGCCGCCGTCTAA
- a CDS encoding ShlB/FhaC/HecB family hemolysin secretion/activation protein, translating to MQDFDKAGASACARATLAACLALGLQAGAGAQQAQPGQSPQGAPAEQAAAPADTRKVNVNEYIVRGNTVLDAKAIEKAVYPYLGPDRTLADIQSARDALQTAYHELGYQSVYVDLPEQQVSDGVVILQVAETKIGRLRVVGAKNYSPLAIRDEVPALQEGQVPDFNKAQAELTELNRSASRQVLPVVREGKIPGTMDVDLKVEDKNPWNASVGLNNDHSADTKTLRSTATIGYDNLWQRGHAFSLTFFTAPQETDNAKVWSASYTLPLSDKWSLQFSGYKSDSNVATIGGTNVLGKGHSFGVNATYTFDPVGSWYNSFSVGLDYKDFDESLVFGGEGDTVPLKYVPFTLGYNGYRYTEASQSSVGLSVVGATRSFFDLGSSAEEFDYKRYRASPSFALLKGDLTHTQNFPQDWQIFGRGGFQFASGALVSNEQFAAGGASSIRGYLAAERTADDGLLASLEFRTPSLARYLGPHVNEWRLYTFAEWAWLRLRDPLPEQEASFRLASVGLGTRMQVLDWLSGSLDWGYPLKDGANTEKHDPRINFNLRASF from the coding sequence ATGCAGGATTTTGATAAAGCAGGCGCATCGGCCTGCGCCAGGGCGACCCTAGCGGCGTGCCTGGCGCTGGGGCTGCAGGCCGGTGCAGGCGCGCAGCAGGCGCAGCCGGGGCAGAGCCCGCAAGGCGCCCCGGCGGAACAGGCCGCCGCCCCGGCCGACACACGCAAGGTCAACGTCAACGAGTACATCGTGCGCGGCAACACCGTCCTCGACGCGAAGGCGATCGAGAAGGCGGTGTACCCGTACCTGGGGCCCGACCGCACGCTGGCCGACATCCAATCGGCCCGCGATGCCCTGCAAACCGCCTACCACGAGCTGGGCTACCAGTCCGTGTACGTCGACCTGCCCGAGCAGCAGGTCTCCGATGGCGTGGTCATCCTGCAGGTCGCCGAAACCAAGATCGGCCGCCTGCGCGTGGTCGGCGCCAAGAACTACTCGCCGCTGGCCATCCGCGACGAAGTGCCCGCGCTGCAGGAAGGCCAGGTGCCCGACTTCAACAAGGCCCAGGCCGAGCTTACCGAGCTGAACCGCTCGGCCAGCCGCCAGGTGCTGCCCGTCGTGCGCGAAGGCAAGATCCCCGGCACCATGGACGTCGACCTGAAGGTCGAGGACAAGAATCCCTGGAACGCCAGCGTCGGCCTGAACAACGACCACAGCGCCGACACCAAGACGCTGCGGTCCACGGCCACCATCGGCTACGACAACCTGTGGCAGCGCGGGCACGCCTTCTCGCTCACGTTCTTCACGGCGCCGCAGGAAACCGACAACGCCAAGGTGTGGTCGGCTTCGTACACCCTGCCGCTGTCCGACAAGTGGAGCCTGCAATTCTCCGGCTACAAGTCGGACAGCAACGTGGCCACCATCGGCGGCACCAACGTGCTGGGCAAGGGCCATTCGTTCGGCGTCAACGCCACGTACACGTTCGACCCCGTCGGCAGCTGGTACAACTCGTTCTCGGTGGGCCTCGACTACAAGGACTTCGACGAGTCGCTGGTCTTTGGCGGCGAGGGCGACACGGTGCCGCTGAAGTACGTGCCGTTCACGCTCGGCTACAACGGCTACCGCTACACCGAGGCTTCGCAAAGTTCGGTGGGCCTCAGCGTCGTCGGCGCCACGCGCTCGTTCTTCGACCTCGGCAGCAGCGCCGAAGAGTTCGACTACAAGCGCTATCGCGCCAGCCCCAGTTTCGCCCTGCTCAAGGGCGACCTGACCCACACGCAGAACTTCCCGCAAGACTGGCAGATCTTCGGCCGCGGCGGCTTCCAGTTCGCGTCGGGCGCGCTGGTTTCCAACGAACAGTTCGCGGCCGGCGGCGCCAGCAGCATCCGCGGCTACCTGGCCGCCGAGCGCACCGCCGACGACGGCCTGCTCGCCTCCCTCGAGTTTCGTACCCCCTCGCTGGCCCGCTATCTCGGCCCCCACGTGAACGAATGGCGCCTCTACACCTTCGCCGAGTGGGCGTGGCTGCGCCTGCGTGACCCGCTGCCCGAGCAGGAAGCTTCCTTCCGCTTGGCCAGCGTCGGTCTCGGTACCCGCATGCAGGTGCTCGACTGGCTGTCCGGCAGCCTCGATTGGGGCTACCCGCTGAAGGATGGCGCCAATACCGAGAAGCACGACCCTCGCATCAACTTCAACCTGCGCGCCAGTTTTTAA